From a single Lineus longissimus chromosome 16, tnLinLong1.2, whole genome shotgun sequence genomic region:
- the LOC135500534 gene encoding astacin-like metalloprotease toxin 5, whose product MIMADLLNILLVAFILCQGLRAAPLKDDFDVDEDYRRKYPEEFGDLYEGDIEVDSFRNGVIDKARLWPGGKVYYVIDTNSNYTANIVPNIKKAMALFQQNTCIQWIERTHQTRYVKIWRGKGCSSAVGMKKKPQRLSLGSGCGGVGTVIHEMLHTVGFVHEQSRPDRDEYVTINYENIKDGAAYNFNKKSNEHFQTLGAPYDYLSIMHYGRRAFSKNRKDTITPKKDPKQQLGQRKGFTKIDIEKVNKLYNCKV is encoded by the exons ATGATTATGGCGGACTTGCTGAACATATTGTTGGTGGCGTTCATCTTATGCCAG GGCCTTCGAGCTGCACCCCTGAAAG ATGACTTCGACGTAGACGAAGATTACAGAAGAAAATACCCAGAGGAATTCGGTGACTTGTACGAGGGCGACATTGAAGTCGATTCA TTCAGGAACGGCGTGATTGACAAGGCGAGGTTGTGGCCTGGCGGAAAGGTTTACTACGTCATCGATACAAACTCGAACTACA CTGCCAACATCGTTCCCAACATCAAAAAAGCAATGGCTTTGTTTCAACAGAATACATGCATTCAGTGGATTGAGAGGACCCACCAGACGAGATATGTCAAGATTTGGAGAGGAAAGGG TTGTTCGTCTGCTGTAGGGATGAAAAAAAAGCCTCAGCGTCTGTCCCTCGGTTCTGGTTGCGGCGGTGTGGGAACAGTCATCCACGAGATGTTGCACACCGTAGGCTTCGTTCATGAGCAGAGTAGGCCGGATAGGGACGAGTATGTCACCATTAACTACGAAAATATCAAAGATG GCGCAGCATACAACTTCAACAAGAAATCAAACGAGCACTTTCAGACATTGGGCGCTCCCTATGATTACCTATCCATCATGCACTACGGTCGGAGGGCGTTCTCAAAGAACCGGAAGGATACCATCACGCCAAAAAAAGACCCGAAACAGCAACTAGGCCAGAGGAAGGGTTTTACAAAGATTGACATTGAGAAAGTCAACAAGTTGTACAATTGCAAAGTTTGA
- the LOC135500533 gene encoding zinc metalloproteinase nas-15-like has product MAALYCVLLLALLCEIHARPVEDAEMEAYKAEHPEEFGDKFEGDMVVEPGFRNGIINRNQLWPNGVVHYTIDRGFSSRDIANINAAIADYNRYTCIKWVKRTNQRAYVRIFVGGGCFSSIGMSGGRQDLSLGQGCTGKATVIHEMLHALGFVHEQSRTDRDDHIIVQWNNIQQDMRFNFNKHGSNYISLLNTPYDYGSVMQYGRKAFSFNGRDTMVPRRAGVAQLGQRIGFSKLDIERVNKLYSCQGGGGGVRPVNPPITNPCTDSDPNCPYWKSVGECYYNPGWMLPNCRRSCNQC; this is encoded by the exons ATGGCGGCCTTGTACTGCGTTTTGCTCTTGGCGTTGTTGTGCGAG ATACACGCCAGACCTGTTGAAG ATGCCGAGATGGAAGCCTACAAGGCGGAACACCCGGAAGAATTTGGAGACAAATTCGAAGGCGACATGGTCGTCGAACCGGGA TTTAGAAATGGCATCATCAACAGGAATCAATTGTGGCCAAATGGCGTAGTGCACTACACCATTGACCGCGGTTTTt CCTCAAGAGATATTGCCAACATCAACGCAGCCATCGCAGATTACAATAGGTACACATGCATCAAATGGGTAAAGAGGACAAACCAGCGAGCTTACGTCAGGATCTTCGTTGGAGGAGG ATGTTTTTCTTCGATCGGGATGTCGGGCGGGCGCCAGGATCTCTCTCTCGGCCAAGGCTGCACCGGCAAGGCTACCGTCATCCACGAGATGTTGCACGCCCTTGGATTTGTCCACGAACAGAGCAGGACCGACAGGGATGATCATATCATTGTGCAGTGGAATAACATACAACAGG ATATGAGGTTCAACTTCAACAAGCACGGCAGTAACTACATCTCCTTATTAAATACCCCCTACGACTACGGCTCCGTCATGCAGTACGGCAGAAAGGCCTTCTCTTTCAATGGAAGGGATACAATGGTCCCTAGGAGAGCGGGGGTCGCCCAGCTTGGACAGCGTATCGGTTTCTCCAAGTTAGACATCGAGAGGGTCAACAAATTGTACAGCTGCCAAG GCGGCGGAGGCGGTGTGAGGCCAGTTAATCCACCGATCACCAACCCGTGCACGGACAGCGACCCAAATTGTCCCTACTGGAAAAGCGTCGGAGAATGCTATTACAACCCCGGGTGGATGTTACCGAATTGCAGAAGGTCATGCAACCAGTGCTAG